A genomic segment from Flavobacterium inviolabile encodes:
- a CDS encoding sensor histidine kinase, giving the protein MKFKHQIATFSILTRITLIVVLWFALPILVEKVVFRHITTSLTEKKQKFIKNLNNEEINDFLSNNTMDDTYASFSNLHSEFLQLSRIPDSVKVEPKTVFITAPRIIEKEKNEYRILQYFFKYEGKSYLLEIGNNLAQVKDLYFVIRSFTVAVLIGLVLLTFLFEAFFIDYLLRPFYRIIDRKIRYIDNPEAFNYEMIPSHSDDFKELDTALNQMMGRMQDVINKEKQFIANVSHELLTPIAILRSRFENLLVNESINDEGLDKIVSSLRTLDTLKKIINNLLLISRIENNQFQADETIALQELLKELLLELEDRIRDRNITVINTMSTSYSFQGNKTLIHILLFNILVNAIKYNKEGGKIILSDAFESGIYRFSVSDTGCGIDPEQVSKLFNRFARMNLKVEGQGLGLAIAHTIAHFHHIEIAVTSEPDSGSVFSLLFHLPAKS; this is encoded by the coding sequence ATGAAATTTAAACATCAGATCGCGACCTTTAGTATTCTCACCAGAATTACACTTATTGTAGTGTTGTGGTTTGCCTTGCCGATACTGGTTGAAAAAGTGGTTTTCCGGCATATCACGACCAGCTTAACGGAGAAAAAGCAGAAGTTTATCAAGAACCTTAATAATGAGGAGATCAATGATTTTTTGTCGAACAATACAATGGACGATACCTATGCCAGTTTTTCCAACCTGCACAGCGAGTTTTTGCAGCTGTCCCGTATTCCCGACAGTGTAAAGGTGGAACCGAAAACGGTTTTTATAACGGCACCCAGAATTATTGAAAAGGAAAAGAACGAATACCGCATACTGCAGTATTTTTTTAAATATGAAGGCAAATCATATCTGCTGGAAATAGGGAATAACCTGGCTCAGGTAAAGGATCTGTATTTTGTGATCCGTTCTTTTACCGTAGCCGTACTGATAGGTCTGGTCTTGCTGACCTTTTTGTTTGAGGCTTTTTTTATTGATTACCTGTTACGGCCGTTTTACCGTATTATCGACAGAAAAATCAGGTATATTGATAATCCGGAAGCGTTTAATTATGAAATGATTCCGTCACATTCCGATGATTTTAAAGAACTGGATACGGCCTTGAATCAGATGATGGGCAGAATGCAGGATGTTATTAATAAAGAGAAACAGTTTATTGCGAATGTGTCGCACGAATTGCTAACGCCGATCGCGATCCTGAGAAGCCGGTTTGAAAACCTGCTGGTAAACGAATCGATTAACGATGAAGGACTCGACAAAATAGTCAGTTCGCTTCGGACTTTGGATACCTTAAAAAAGATTATCAATAATCTGTTGCTGATTTCCAGGATTGAGAACAATCAGTTTCAGGCCGATGAAACGATCGCGTTGCAGGAATTGCTGAAAGAATTGCTTTTGGAACTGGAGGACCGGATCAGGGACCGGAACATTACCGTTATAAATACAATGAGTACGTCCTATTCATTCCAGGGGAATAAAACACTTATTCATATCTTACTGTTCAATATACTGGTGAATGCTATAAAGTATAATAAAGAAGGCGGAAAGATAATTCTTTCGGATGCTTTTGAATCCGGGATATACCGGTTTTCGGTTTCCGATACCGGCTGCGGAATTGATCCGGAACAGGTTTCGAAGCTTTTTAATCGTTTTGCCCGGATGAATTTAAAAGTGGAAGGACAAGGACTTGGGCTGGCTATTGCGCATACGATAGCGCATTTTCATCATATTGAGATTGCGGTAACCTCAGAGCCGGATAGCGGCAGTGTTTTTTCACTGCTTTTCCATTTACCGGCAAAAAGCTAA
- a CDS encoding FG-GAP-like repeat-containing protein, whose product MKKIYLLFTVVFLSQLDCKAQLLTQNSAVFTGVFYGDCVAADFNGDGKKEMLVTGALPGYDSFTALYELGPDGFVMNTANNFTPIMYSAVAVGDINNDGHLDFAITGTESINETQVFEIYYGNGNNTFSKVAIPSIVPTNYGSIGLADLNQDGHMDILVNGINDTDSVTKVYFQTGNTGVFEPSNINLLGTNFSATKIFDANSDGLPDILVTGYSTAYVPETKLYINQGNGQFTSHNSSLNSVYFSSIDTADINGDGHLDILLSGMSDTFEPILHAYLNDGAAHFAPIGSSFLGTYYGSSRFIDYNNDGLLDIFTMGSNADGDNKLALYKNNGDGTFSQDVTNAAPLNPLTMSRALCFDYDNDGDTDLFIMGYEDNDLAKSILYTNNSVQDCTPVFQYNADSNMITNVTFGTINNTSPFQSGTTPVYEDFTNISTPVIKGQTYPIAVKGPSSSFPSDVMVYIDFNQNGNFNDAGEGFYIGQLAPANPANANTLTANIAIPANAATGTTKMRIIKNTNVAALSNPAAPNTINDPCDTTLRAGQTEDYSIAIESAVVCQEPAEPVGSLGCITFTYQGNTVTYTTVRGADRNIWLQQNLGTPAVATSSTDENSFGDLFQWGRWDDGHQLRTSSTVLSPAANNPSGIGTGNPNFFTSGPAWWNGNILTDEWTAATPAAATSTKGCDPCKALGNGWRLPTQTEWEEIAVKEVITSPGKAYDSNLKLTVGGNRDTSGNANYKGQRGYYWSSTTSSIGAKYFYFSSAIINPSAGGPRGQGSAVRCFKQGTNLGLHETAKARFTVYPNPTNTIVNIDTEQTDITVKIFNQLGQQIIVAKSKSIDLSSLAAGIYILKIDGENGETYSQKVVKQ is encoded by the coding sequence ATGAAGAAAATATACTTACTCTTTACTGTTGTTTTCCTTTCCCAGCTGGATTGTAAAGCACAGTTATTAACGCAAAACAGTGCTGTGTTTACCGGAGTATTTTATGGTGACTGCGTGGCAGCCGACTTTAACGGTGACGGTAAAAAAGAAATGCTGGTAACGGGTGCCTTACCCGGTTATGACAGCTTTACAGCCTTATACGAATTGGGTCCTGACGGATTTGTAATGAATACGGCAAACAATTTTACGCCAATAATGTATTCTGCAGTGGCTGTTGGCGATATCAATAACGACGGACACCTTGACTTTGCCATTACCGGTACCGAGTCTATTAACGAAACCCAGGTTTTTGAAATTTACTATGGCAACGGTAACAACACATTCAGCAAAGTAGCAATACCTTCCATAGTTCCTACCAATTACGGTTCTATCGGATTAGCCGACCTGAATCAGGATGGTCACATGGACATACTGGTGAACGGTATCAACGATACAGACAGTGTTACCAAAGTGTACTTCCAGACCGGAAATACCGGTGTTTTCGAACCGTCAAACATCAATTTATTAGGAACAAACTTTAGCGCAACCAAAATATTCGATGCTAATTCAGACGGATTACCAGACATATTGGTAACCGGATACAGCACAGCCTATGTACCGGAAACAAAACTATACATCAATCAGGGAAATGGTCAGTTTACCAGCCATAACAGCAGTTTAAACTCGGTTTATTTCTCTTCAATTGATACCGCAGACATTAACGGCGACGGTCATTTAGATATCTTATTATCCGGAATGAGCGACACGTTCGAACCGATACTTCACGCATATTTAAACGACGGAGCCGCACATTTTGCACCAATTGGCTCCTCTTTCTTAGGAACTTATTACGGCAGCTCCCGCTTTATTGACTACAACAACGACGGTCTTCTGGACATCTTTACCATGGGTTCCAATGCTGACGGAGACAACAAACTGGCTTTATACAAAAACAACGGCGACGGAACATTCAGCCAGGATGTTACAAACGCTGCTCCGCTGAATCCTTTAACCATGTCCCGCGCTTTATGCTTTGACTATGACAATGACGGCGATACCGATTTGTTTATCATGGGGTATGAAGACAATGATCTGGCAAAATCGATCCTGTACACCAACAATTCCGTTCAGGACTGTACTCCGGTATTCCAATACAATGCCGACAGTAATATGATTACCAATGTTACATTCGGTACGATTAACAATACTTCTCCTTTCCAATCGGGAACAACACCGGTATATGAAGATTTTACCAACATCAGCACACCGGTTATCAAAGGACAAACCTATCCTATCGCAGTAAAAGGACCATCCAGTTCTTTCCCGAGCGATGTAATGGTATATATCGATTTCAACCAGAACGGCAACTTTAATGATGCCGGCGAAGGTTTCTATATTGGCCAGCTTGCTCCGGCAAATCCGGCAAATGCCAATACCCTAACGGCCAATATTGCTATTCCGGCGAATGCCGCAACCGGAACTACGAAAATGAGAATTATCAAGAATACGAATGTAGCGGCTTTGAGCAATCCAGCTGCGCCAAACACCATTAACGATCCTTGTGACACCACATTAAGAGCCGGGCAAACAGAAGATTACAGTATTGCCATTGAAAGCGCTGTGGTTTGCCAGGAACCGGCAGAACCGGTAGGATCATTAGGCTGCATAACGTTTACTTACCAGGGCAATACGGTTACCTATACTACCGTTAGAGGTGCCGACAGAAACATCTGGCTACAGCAAAACTTAGGAACGCCTGCTGTAGCAACTTCCTCTACCGATGAAAACTCTTTTGGAGATTTATTCCAATGGGGACGTTGGGACGATGGACACCAATTGAGAACTTCTTCAACGGTTTTATCGCCGGCAGCAAACAATCCTTCAGGAATCGGAACCGGAAACCCGAACTTCTTTACATCCGGACCGGCATGGTGGAACGGTAACATTTTGACGGACGAATGGACTGCCGCAACACCGGCAGCAGCAACCAGCACAAAAGGTTGTGACCCTTGTAAAGCATTAGGTAACGGATGGCGATTGCCAACACAAACAGAATGGGAAGAAATTGCCGTGAAAGAAGTGATTACATCACCCGGAAAAGCGTATGACAGTAATTTAAAACTAACCGTAGGCGGAAACAGAGATACCAGCGGAAATGCTAACTATAAAGGACAAAGAGGTTATTACTGGAGCAGTACCACAAGCAGTATCGGAGCGAAATACTTCTATTTCAGCAGTGCGATAATCAACCCGTCTGCCGGAGGACCACGTGGTCAGGGATCGGCAGTGAGATGTTTCAAACAAGGTACTAATTTAGGCCTGCACGAAACCGCTAAAGCCCGTTTCACGGTTTATCCGAATCCGACAAATACAATCGTAAATATCGATACGGAACAAACGGATATCACTGTAAAAATATTCAACCAGCTTGGACAGCAGATCATCGTTGCGAAATCGAAATCAATCGATCTTTCCAGTCTGGCAGCAGGAATATACATCCTGAAAATAGATGGTGAAAACGGTGAAACCTACTCCCAGAAAGTAGTAAAACAATAA
- a CDS encoding metallophosphoesterase: MMMRLVFIGIILLLVELYAFQAFKTITKERWILIAYQVISLLIFVYLIYSFSQFDKRTGQNRQTLFTMGLLLITLLPKLLIAIILLGEDIFRMFATVINYFTQVDNIKEAIPERRKFVSQVAIMVALIPFSSLLYGMTKGKYNFKVIRQTIFFPDLPDSFDGTTITQISDVHSGSFDNPEKISYAIDLINEQQSDIVLFTGDIVNTHAEEMHPWIETFRKIKTPALGKYSVLGNHDYGEYVDWPSQKAKDENFKAIKDLHRQIDFRLLLNENVKIKKGSDEIALVGVENWGVKFKQAGDLNKASEGLVKEDFKILMSHDPSHWDAEVKQHDKHFHLTLSGHTHGLQFGIEIPGIIKWSPIEYVYKQWAGLYEEVGKYVYVNRGFGFHAYPGRVGIWPEITVIELKKGEKVA; encoded by the coding sequence ATGATGATGCGTTTAGTTTTTATAGGGATAATTTTACTACTGGTTGAGCTGTATGCTTTCCAGGCATTTAAAACAATTACAAAAGAGCGATGGATACTGATTGCTTATCAGGTGATAAGCCTGCTGATTTTTGTGTATCTGATTTACTCCTTCAGCCAGTTTGATAAAAGAACAGGGCAGAACAGACAGACGCTCTTTACGATGGGACTGCTTTTGATAACGCTTTTACCCAAACTGCTGATCGCGATCATATTATTAGGAGAAGATATTTTCCGTATGTTCGCCACCGTGATCAACTACTTCACTCAGGTTGACAATATAAAAGAAGCCATTCCGGAAAGAAGAAAGTTTGTAAGCCAGGTTGCCATTATGGTAGCGCTGATTCCTTTCAGCTCTTTGCTGTATGGTATGACGAAAGGGAAATACAATTTCAAGGTGATCCGTCAGACGATATTTTTCCCGGATCTTCCGGATAGTTTTGACGGGACTACGATCACGCAAATTTCGGATGTGCACAGCGGCAGTTTTGATAATCCTGAAAAAATCAGTTATGCGATCGATCTGATAAACGAGCAGCAATCGGATATTGTCCTGTTTACCGGGGATATTGTGAATACACATGCCGAAGAAATGCATCCGTGGATTGAGACTTTCCGGAAAATTAAAACACCGGCATTAGGGAAATATTCCGTTTTGGGGAACCATGATTACGGGGAATATGTTGACTGGCCTTCGCAAAAAGCCAAAGATGAAAATTTCAAGGCGATTAAGGATTTACACCGTCAAATTGATTTCAGGCTGTTGCTTAATGAAAATGTAAAAATCAAAAAAGGTTCCGATGAAATAGCGCTTGTTGGTGTTGAAAACTGGGGTGTAAAGTTCAAACAGGCGGGCGATTTAAACAAAGCTTCGGAAGGATTGGTAAAAGAGGACTTTAAAATTCTGATGAGCCATGATCCGTCGCATTGGGATGCCGAGGTGAAACAGCACGACAAGCATTTCCATTTAACGCTGAGCGGACACACGCACGGTTTGCAGTTCGGAATTGAAATTCCGGGTATAATTAAATGGAGTCCAATTGAATACGTTTACAAACAATGGGCCGGATTGTATGAAGAGGTTGGTAAATATGTTTATGTGAACCGCGGATTCGGATTCCACGCCTATCCGGGACGGGTTGGCATCTGGCCGGAAATAACGGTTATCGAACTAAAAAAAGGCGAAAAAGTAGCGTAA
- a CDS encoding thioredoxin family protein, whose translation MSKFGELINAQVPVLIDFYTDWNEPSVSMHPVIRDVAAALGDKAKVIKIDIDKNQELAEALRIKGLPTLMIYKDGQMVWRQSGELDANTIIALVQEQY comes from the coding sequence ATGTCAAAATTTGGAGAACTTATCAATGCACAAGTACCAGTGCTGATTGATTTTTATACGGACTGGAACGAACCTTCTGTTTCGATGCATCCGGTTATCAGAGATGTTGCGGCCGCTTTGGGTGATAAAGCCAAAGTGATTAAAATTGATATCGATAAAAACCAGGAACTGGCAGAAGCGCTACGTATTAAAGGACTACCGACTTTAATGATTTATAAAGACGGACAGATGGTATGGAGACAATCCGGAGAGCTGGATGCCAATACGATCATTGCGCTGGTTCAGGAGCAATACTAA
- a CDS encoding polysaccharide deacetylase family protein, which translates to MSFWIKTNRFIKAIFFNQVWDVPNTKNRIYLTFDDGPTPEITEWVLAVLQEHHIKATFFCIGNNIDKHPDIFRKLIAHGHTIGNHTYNHLKGWQTKQSEYIENTEACRKAILKHSGSKTASCLFRPPYGKIKPLQSRQLRKSGYKIIMWDVISMDFDKTITPEQCLENVVKNTTPGSIVVFHDSVKAFKNLEHTLPKAIQLLKEKGFEFGVLN; encoded by the coding sequence ATGAGTTTCTGGATAAAAACGAACCGCTTTATAAAAGCCATTTTCTTTAATCAGGTTTGGGATGTCCCGAATACAAAGAACAGGATATACCTTACTTTCGACGACGGACCTACTCCCGAAATAACGGAATGGGTTTTAGCCGTTTTACAGGAACACCACATCAAGGCCACCTTTTTTTGCATTGGCAACAACATCGATAAACATCCTGATATTTTCAGGAAGCTCATCGCTCACGGGCACACGATTGGTAACCATACCTACAACCACCTGAAAGGATGGCAAACAAAACAGTCGGAATATATTGAAAACACGGAAGCCTGCCGTAAAGCCATACTAAAGCATTCCGGCAGCAAAACAGCCTCCTGCCTGTTCAGACCGCCTTATGGCAAAATAAAGCCGTTACAATCGCGCCAATTGCGAAAATCAGGCTACAAAATAATCATGTGGGATGTGATCAGCATGGACTTTGACAAGACCATTACACCGGAACAATGTCTTGAAAATGTAGTTAAAAACACGACACCGGGAAGTATAGTCGTATTTCACGATAGCGTAAAGGCTTTTAAAAACCTCGAACATACGCTGCCAAAAGCCATACAGCTTTTAAAAGAAAAAGGATTTGAATTTGGTGTATTAAATTAG
- a CDS encoding glycosyltransferase family 117 protein, with translation MVTFNFKKWNTILGWSTFAIALITYSLTVEPSLSFWDCGEYIATSAKLEVGHPPGAPLFQMIGAFFAMFATSPQKVALMVNMMSVFSSAFTILFMFWSMTILLKKIVSGFTEFDKNNAIVVLGSAFVGSLAFTFSDSFWFSAAEAEVYAMASLFIAVLFWLGLRWEEDMHSPRGNRWLLLISLMIGLSFGVHFMALLTIPSLGLLYYFKNYKTVTIKNFIIANVVIVVILFFVFKFLLPYTLAFFGKMEIFMVNSLGLPFNSGTIFAVILIVLFFYFGLRYTKKKEKPLYNTLLLCVLFVLIGFSTWLMLPIRANANVVINENRPSDAAEVLAYYNREQYGEQKTFYGPLFTEAYVGLDEDKPYEDEKPNYERDYKTGTYKIVNNYVNARQNTSDTQKGFLPRMWSPDNAVNYMTFTQPVKFTINPEYSHEDELVQVVAEFRNAYSSGKLGIEEYDKFLKSYGEYLIIEKPSFVDNMKFMFEYQFGYMYWRYLMWNFTGRQNDIQGKYDTQNGNWLSGIKFIDEIRLGSQDNLPADVLNNKARNTYYFLPFILAVIGMIFHAKKDLKSFYVLLVLFLFTSLALKVFLNERPFEPRERDYALVGSFYIFAMWLGFGVYAIYDGIKNYLQPKIAGPVVITACLLAAPVLMAKENWDDHDRSNRYTAVAMAKAYLDSCEPNAILFTIGDNDTFPLWYAQEIEGYRTDVRIVNTQLFTQDWYIDQMKSKAYNSDPLPISFTHDQYVKGKRDYMFFQELTKERIDIKQFIDFIKSDDERTLFTIPRSGQKIHFYPTNKISIPVNKETVIKNKVVAPQLNDSIVSAIDVDIEGSALYINRLMMLDLVYNNNWKRPIYFTGGSFGDDDYIWMKDYLQLDGMVYKLVPVKTPIPKNGSPLDMGNIDTEKMYKIVMSWDWGNSGDPKIYHDPETRKNSISYRTNLARLTEKLIAEGKKDKAKNIIDLAMAKMPIDEFGFYTFVEPFASGYYEIGEVNKARAILTRLAGKYQENIRYYKGLKSAEQNDMYVDIVTDIERYRALLDIMKQYDKPFYETNKVKFNSYNKMFERFARDME, from the coding sequence ATGGTAACATTTAACTTTAAAAAATGGAACACGATCTTAGGATGGTCAACATTTGCAATTGCCTTAATTACTTATTCGCTAACCGTTGAACCCTCGTTAAGTTTCTGGGATTGCGGTGAATACATTGCTACTTCTGCAAAACTGGAAGTAGGTCACCCGCCGGGAGCTCCGTTATTTCAAATGATCGGTGCTTTCTTCGCGATGTTCGCAACAAGCCCTCAAAAGGTCGCTTTAATGGTGAACATGATGTCTGTTTTTTCGAGTGCTTTCACTATTTTATTCATGTTTTGGTCAATGACCATCCTTTTAAAGAAAATTGTTTCCGGCTTTACCGAGTTTGACAAAAACAATGCAATCGTTGTTTTAGGAAGTGCTTTTGTCGGTTCCCTTGCCTTTACCTTTTCAGACAGTTTCTGGTTTAGTGCTGCCGAAGCAGAGGTTTACGCCATGGCATCACTGTTCATTGCAGTATTGTTCTGGCTTGGCTTGCGATGGGAAGAAGACATGCACAGCCCGAGAGGAAACAGATGGCTTTTATTGATTTCGCTAATGATCGGACTTTCTTTTGGTGTCCACTTCATGGCTTTATTAACCATTCCGTCTTTAGGATTACTGTATTATTTTAAAAATTACAAAACCGTTACCATAAAGAACTTCATCATTGCCAATGTGGTAATTGTGGTAATCTTATTCTTTGTCTTTAAGTTCCTGTTACCGTACACACTGGCTTTCTTCGGAAAAATGGAGATTTTCATGGTAAATTCTTTAGGATTGCCGTTTAACTCCGGAACCATTTTCGCAGTCATCTTAATCGTTCTTTTCTTCTATTTCGGATTGCGTTATACAAAAAAGAAGGAAAAACCGCTTTACAATACCTTATTACTTTGTGTATTATTCGTTTTAATCGGATTCTCTACCTGGTTAATGCTGCCCATTCGTGCCAATGCCAATGTGGTTATTAACGAAAACAGACCTTCGGATGCTGCAGAGGTTTTAGCCTATTACAACCGTGAGCAGTACGGAGAACAAAAAACATTCTACGGCCCATTGTTTACCGAAGCCTATGTAGGACTGGACGAAGACAAACCGTATGAAGACGAAAAACCAAACTACGAAAGAGATTATAAAACCGGCACCTACAAAATTGTAAACAACTATGTTAATGCCCGACAAAATACCAGCGACACCCAGAAAGGCTTCCTGCCAAGAATGTGGAGTCCGGACAATGCGGTGAACTACATGACTTTTACACAGCCTGTAAAATTCACCATCAACCCGGAATATTCCCATGAAGACGAACTGGTACAGGTCGTAGCCGAGTTCCGTAACGCTTACAGTTCCGGGAAATTAGGGATTGAAGAATATGATAAATTCTTAAAATCTTACGGCGAATACCTTATCATCGAAAAACCGTCCTTTGTTGACAACATGAAATTCATGTTCGAATACCAGTTTGGTTATATGTACTGGCGTTACTTAATGTGGAACTTTACCGGTCGTCAAAACGACATCCAGGGTAAATATGACACCCAAAACGGAAACTGGCTGAGCGGTATCAAGTTTATAGACGAAATCCGTTTAGGCTCTCAGGACAATCTTCCTGCAGATGTATTAAACAACAAGGCAAGAAATACCTATTATTTCCTTCCTTTTATCTTAGCCGTTATCGGTATGATTTTCCATGCCAAAAAAGATCTTAAAAGCTTCTATGTATTACTGGTTTTATTCTTATTCACCAGTTTAGCACTAAAAGTATTCCTGAACGAAAGACCGTTTGAACCGCGTGAAAGAGATTATGCGCTGGTAGGCTCTTTCTACATCTTTGCCATGTGGTTAGGATTCGGGGTTTATGCGATATACGACGGAATCAAAAATTATTTACAGCCAAAAATTGCAGGACCGGTTGTGATAACTGCCTGTTTACTGGCGGCTCCGGTTTTAATGGCCAAAGAAAACTGGGACGATCACGACCGTTCGAACCGTTATACGGCTGTAGCAATGGCTAAAGCCTACCTGGATTCCTGCGAACCGAATGCGATTTTATTCACCATTGGTGACAACGATACCTTCCCGCTTTGGTATGCTCAGGAAATCGAAGGCTACCGAACAGATGTGAGGATCGTAAACACCCAGCTTTTCACACAAGACTGGTACATCGACCAGATGAAATCGAAAGCATATAATTCCGATCCGCTGCCTATTTCGTTCACACACGACCAATATGTAAAAGGAAAACGCGATTATATGTTCTTCCAGGAATTAACAAAAGAACGCATCGACATCAAACAGTTCATTGACTTTATTAAGAGTGACGATGAGCGAACGCTGTTTACAATTCCAAGAAGCGGACAAAAGATCCACTTCTACCCTACCAATAAAATCAGTATTCCGGTTAACAAGGAAACCGTTATTAAAAACAAAGTGGTAGCGCCACAGTTAAACGATTCTATTGTTTCGGCAATTGATGTGGATATCGAAGGCAGTGCTTTATACATTAACCGTTTAATGATGCTGGATCTGGTTTACAACAACAACTGGAAACGCCCTATCTATTTTACAGGCGGTAGTTTTGGTGACGACGATTATATCTGGATGAAAGATTACCTGCAGCTGGATGGAATGGTGTACAAACTGGTTCCGGTAAAAACACCGATACCGAAAAACGGAAGTCCGCTGGATATGGGTAATATCGATACGGAAAAAATGTACAAAATTGTAATGTCATGGGATTGGGGCAACAGTGGTGATCCGAAAATCTACCACGATCCTGAAACCCGTAAAAACAGTATTTCCTACCGCACGAATTTAGCCCGTTTAACAGAGAAGTTAATCGCAGAAGGCAAAAAGGATAAAGCGAAAAATATTATCGATTTAGCAATGGCTAAAATGCCGATTGACGAATTCGGATTCTATACGTTCGTAGAACCTTTCGCTTCCGGGTATTATGAAATCGGAGAAGTGAATAAAGCCCGTGCGATCTTAACCAGGTTAGCCGGGAAATACCAGGAAAACATCCGTTACTATAAAGGATTAAAGAGTGCCGAACAAAACGATATGTATGTAGACATCGTTACCGACATCGAAAGATACCGTGCGCTTCTGGACATCATGAAACAATATGACAAACCGTTTTACGAAACCAACAAAGTCAAATTCAACAGTTATAACAAAATGTTTGAACGTTTCGCAAGAGACATGGAATAA